In one window of Pseudoliparis swirei isolate HS2019 ecotype Mariana Trench chromosome 15, NWPU_hadal_v1, whole genome shotgun sequence DNA:
- the hmgcs1 gene encoding hydroxymethylglutaryl-CoA synthase, cytoplasmic: MPGSAPLSCLGPWPKDVGIIALELYFPSQFVDQTELEQLDGVSAGKYTVGLGQARMGFCSDREDINSLCLTVVQRLMERNDLSYVSVGRLEVGTETIIDKSKSVKTVLMQLFEDSGNTDVEGVDTTNACYGGTAALFNAVNWVESSSWDGRYALVVAGDIAVYATGSARPTGGAGAVAMLVGPNAPLAFERGLRGTHMQHAYDFYKPDLMSEYPVVDGKLSIECYLSALDRCYSVYRNKIHAQWQREGSEKRFSLDDFGHLLFHSPYCKLVQKSLARLMMNDFLNHPSPNTETGPFTGLDAFRDVRLEETYFDRDVEKAFMKASASLFEEKTKPSLLISSQNGNMYTPSVYGCLASLFAEHSASQLAGQRIGLFSYGSGFAATLYSLRVTQDHTPGSALEKLVSSLSDLKVRLASRQKVSPAVFSDTMKLREETHHLASYVPQGRVEDLFPGTWYLTRIDDKHRREYARTPLDHDLQSEPELVRLATELVPSPAKKMPRIPAAGPDAAVST, translated from the exons ATGCCCGGATCAGCACCACTCAGTTGTTTGGGTCCATGGCCCAAAGACGTGGGCATCATCGCTCTGGAGCTGTACTTCCCGTCCCAGTTCGTGGACCAGACGGAGCTGGAGCAGCTGGACGGCGTGTCGGCCGGCAAGTACACCGTGGGCCTGGGCCAGGCCCGCATGGGCTTCTGCTCGGACCGCGAGGACATCAACTCCCTGTGCCTGACGGTGGTccagaggctgatggagagGAACGACCTGTCCTACGTCAGCGTGGGGCGCCTGGAGGTCGGCACGGAGACCATCATCGACAAGTCCAAGTCCGTGAAGACGGTCCTCATGCAGCTGTTTGAGGACTCTGGCAACACAGATGTGGAGGGCGTGGACACCACGAACGCCTGCTACGGGGGGACGGCCGCTCTCTTCAATGCTGTCAACTGGGTGGAGTCCAGCTCCTGGGATG GCCGCTATGCGTTGGTAGTAGCGGGCGACATCGCCGTCTACGCCACAGGAAGCGCCCGGCCGACGGGCGGCGCCGGTGCGGTGGCCATGCTGGTCGGGCCCAATGCTCCTCTGGCCTTCGAGCGAG GTCTCCGAGGAACCCACATGCAGCACGCGTACGACTTCTACAAGCCCGACCTGATGTCCGAGTATCCCGTGGTGGACGGGAAGCTCTCCATCGAGTGCTACCTGAGCGCCTTGGACCGCTGCTACTCCGTGTACCGCAACAAGATCCACGCGCAGTGGCAACGAG agggtTCAGAGAAGCGCTTCAGCCTGGATGACTTCGGCCACCTCCTCTTTCACTCTCCGTACTGCAAGCTGGTTCAGAAGTCTCTGGCCCGACTGATGATGAACGACTTCCTGAACCACCCGAGCCCCAACACGGAGACCGGGCCCTTCACGGGCCTCGATGCCTTCAG ggacgTGCGGCTGGAGGAGACGTACTTTGACCGCGACGTGGAGAAGGCCTTTATGAAGGCCAGCGCCTCGCTGTTTGAGGAGAAGACGAAGCCGTCGCTGCTCATCTCCAGCCAGAACGGGAACATGTACACGCCCTCCGTGTACGGCTGCCTGGCCTCGCTGTTCGCTGA GCACTCGGCCTCTCAGCTGGCCGGCCAGCGGATCGGACTCTTCTCTTACGGCTCAGGATTCGCCGCCACGCTGTATTCTCTCCGGGTCACACAGGACCACACGCCCG GGTCCGCTCTGGAGAAGCTGGTGTCCAGCCTCAGCGACCTGAAGGTCCGGCTGGCCTCCAGGCAGAAGGTGTCGCCGGCCGTGTTCTCCGACACCATGAAGCTGAGAGAAGAGACTCACCACCTTG CCAGCTACGTGCCTCAGGGCCGGGTGGAGGATCTGTTCCCGGGGACCTGGTACCTCACGCGGATAGACGACAAGCACCGCCGCGAGTACGCCCGCACGCCTCTGGACCACGACCTGCAGTCGGAGCCGGAGCTGGTCCGCCTCGCCACCGAG CTCGTCCCCAGTCCAGCCAAGAAGATGCCTCGCATCCCCGCCGCCGGCCCCGACGCCGCCGTCAGCACCTGA